In one window of Helianthus annuus cultivar XRQ/B chromosome 17, HanXRQr2.0-SUNRISE, whole genome shotgun sequence DNA:
- the LOC110921435 gene encoding H/ACA ribonucleoprotein complex non-core subunit NAF1-like yields the protein MPSLDAYCQRIKELAEQLKDVGSPVTDQRLVIQLVRGLPAEFDTTGAIINQTLPTWDDAVDMLQQEIQRQEAREALTPTEARATISQSSNRRTQNSRGSGQQRSGSNHHGPSNYNRGSNQHQPTRGGPGNRRGGHSSSSAHQRPYTPGPNTAYQQNPSPYGGHGQHQRSNWAPPTPYWPPYWAGPFQPPPCPYPTESGWASPWAPPNPGSSGPTFNKPSDAAQQHAHLTEVNPLDSSELEAAFSAMTMEPDTTQWTMDTGATSHLASKSVPEDWEAPEST from the exons ATGCCGTCTCTTGACGCATATTGTCAACGTATCAAAGAATTAGCGGAACAATTGAAGGATGTCGGCAGCCCGGTCACCGACCAAAGGTTAGTCATTCAGTTGGTTCGTGGCTTACCGGCTGAGTTTGACACCACAGGAGCCATTATCAACCAAACCCTCCCAACTTGGGATGATGCGGTCGACATGCTACAGCAAGAAATTCAACGTCAGGAAGCTCGTGAGGCACTAACACCAACAGAAGCACGTGCTACTATTTCTCAGTCATCCAATCGACGCACACAGAACTCTCGTGGTTCTGGACAACAACGTTCAGGATCCAATCATCATGGCCCAAGTAACTATAACCGTGGGTCTAATCAACACCAACCCACTCGTGGTGGACCAGGGAACCGTAGGGGGGGTCACTCCTCTTCTTCGGCCCATCAACGTCCCTATACTCCAGGCCCAAACACAGCCTATCAACAGAACCCAAGCCCATATGGTGGACATGGGCAACATCAGCGGTCTAACTGGGCCCCACCCACACCCTATTGGCCACCATATTGGGCTGGCCCGTTTCAACCTCCACCTTGCCCCTACCCAACAGAATCCGGGTGGGCTTCTCCATGGGCTCCTCCTAACCCGGGCTCCTCTGGCCCAACATTTAACAAACCCTCTGATGCAGCCCAACAACATGCCCATCTCACAGAAGTCAATCCACTGGACTCCTCAGAGCTTGAAGCCGCATTCTCTGCCATGACAATGGAACCTGATACAACTCAATGGACGATGGATACCGGTGCAACATCTCACCTTGCATCCAAATCAG TACCTGAAGACTGGGAAGCTCCTGAGTCGACATGA